In a single window of the Arcobacter sp. CECT 8986 genome:
- a CDS encoding 2OG-Fe(II) oxygenase, with the protein MVQISNYIYCKDNILQLDMPTRLFPNPYYDYPYMIIDDFFSENSIKELNRLLRIDDDIEEAKVRKLTRINSIDKKLDKSIRKTKIHKIPTEFDELYQKQFQFYQKQIEEFFKMALTTSTSVQILEYTKGCFYKAHSDDSNMLLKDDKLVGFKPVAEQRKITTVLFLSDDYEGGELVFNYLYNKDEEVVQIRGRSGQMVVFLSNPVFTHEVKEVKNGNRFTLVQWHDAVLN; encoded by the coding sequence ATGGTTCAAATAAGTAATTATATATATTGTAAAGATAATATTTTACAATTAGACATGCCAACAAGACTTTTCCCAAATCCATATTATGATTATCCATATATGATAATTGATGATTTTTTTTCAGAAAATAGTATTAAAGAATTAAATAGATTATTAAGAATAGATGATGATATTGAAGAAGCAAAAGTTAGAAAATTAACAAGAATTAATAGTATAGATAAGAAGTTAGATAAAAGCATTAGAAAAACAAAAATTCATAAAATTCCTACAGAATTTGACGAATTGTATCAAAAGCAATTCCAATTCTATCAAAAACAAATTGAAGAGTTTTTCAAAATGGCACTTACAACTTCAACATCTGTACAAATTCTTGAATATACTAAGGGATGCTTTTATAAAGCTCATAGTGATGATTCTAATATGTTATTGAAAGATGATAAATTAGTAGGTTTTAAACCTGTTGCAGAACAAAGAAAAATTACTACTGTTCTTTTTCTATCTGATGATTATGAAGGTGGTGAATTAGTTTTTAATTACCTTTATAACAAAGATGAAGAAGTTGTTCAAATAAGAGGGAGAAGTGGACAAATGGTAGTTTTCCTTAGTAATCCTGTATTTACTCATGAAGTAAAAGAGGTTAAAAATGGAAA